Proteins from a single region of Azospira inquinata:
- the trmB gene encoding tRNA (guanosine(46)-N7)-methyltransferase TrmB — translation MSDTADQPQSPLSAPAQEASGTHPAIRSFVLRQGRMSNAQTRYLETMMPRIGVPYRPERLDLDALYGRHAPHIFEIGFGMGETSATIAETHPENDYLGVEVHSPGVGSLCKLVAEKGLSNQRIIQHDAVEVLRDMIAPDSLAGVHIFFPDPWPKKRHHKRRLVQPPLVALLASRLAPGGYLHCATDWEEYAIQMLEVLSGEPLLENTVDSRQGGFAPRPDYRPLTKFEQRGLRLGHGVWDVIFRRK, via the coding sequence ATGAGCGACACCGCCGACCAGCCCCAGTCCCCCCTTTCCGCCCCGGCCCAGGAAGCCAGCGGCACCCATCCGGCCATCCGCAGCTTTGTCCTGCGCCAGGGCCGCATGTCCAACGCCCAGACCCGCTATCTGGAAACCATGATGCCCCGCATCGGCGTGCCCTACCGGCCTGAACGGCTGGATCTGGACGCCCTCTACGGGCGCCACGCCCCCCACATTTTTGAAATCGGCTTTGGCATGGGGGAAACCTCCGCTACCATCGCAGAAACCCATCCGGAAAACGACTACCTGGGGGTGGAAGTCCATTCCCCCGGGGTGGGCAGCCTGTGCAAGCTGGTGGCGGAAAAAGGCCTGAGCAACCAGCGCATCATCCAGCACGACGCGGTGGAGGTGTTGCGGGACATGATCGCCCCGGACAGTCTGGCCGGGGTGCATATTTTTTTCCCCGATCCCTGGCCGAAAAAGCGCCACCACAAGCGCCGCCTAGTGCAGCCGCCCCTGGTGGCCCTGCTCGCCTCCCGTCTGGCCCCCGGTGGCTATCTCCACTGCGCCACGGACTGGGAGGAATACGCTATCCAGATGCTGGAAGTGCTGTCCGGGGAACCCCTCCTGGAAAACACGGTGGATTCCCGGCAGGGCGGCTTCGCCCCCCGCCCGGACTACCGCCCCCTGACCAAGTTTGAACAGCGGGGCCTGCGCCTGGGCCACGGGGTCTGGGACGTGATTTTCCGGCGCAAATAG
- a CDS encoding thiazole synthase: MDQLVIAGKAYRSRLLVGTGKYRDFEQTRQAIEASGAEIVTVAIRRMNIGQDPSQPNLLEVLPPDRYTILPNTAGCFTAEEAVRTLRLARELLDGHSLVKLEVLGDPKTLFPNMPETLKAAETLVKEGFQVMVYCADDPIQAKMLEELGCVAVMPLASLIGSGMGILNPWNLRLIIDNAKVPVLVDAGVGTASDAAIALELGCDGVLMNTAIAHAQDPVLMASAMQKAVAAGREAFLAGRMPRKLYSADPSSPTTGLIGKP; encoded by the coding sequence ATGGATCAACTCGTCATCGCCGGCAAGGCCTACCGTTCCCGTCTCCTCGTGGGCACGGGCAAGTATCGGGATTTTGAACAGACCCGTCAGGCCATTGAAGCCTCCGGCGCGGAAATCGTCACCGTGGCCATCCGCCGCATGAACATCGGCCAGGACCCCAGCCAGCCCAATCTGCTGGAAGTGCTGCCCCCGGACCGCTACACCATTCTGCCCAACACCGCCGGCTGCTTCACCGCCGAAGAGGCGGTGCGCACCCTGCGTCTGGCCCGGGAACTGCTGGACGGCCATAGCCTGGTGAAACTGGAAGTGCTGGGGGACCCCAAGACCCTCTTCCCCAACATGCCGGAAACCCTGAAGGCCGCCGAAACCCTGGTCAAGGAAGGCTTCCAGGTCATGGTCTACTGCGCTGACGACCCCATCCAGGCCAAAATGCTGGAAGAACTGGGCTGTGTGGCGGTCATGCCCCTGGCCTCCCTGATCGGCTCCGGCATGGGCATTCTCAATCCCTGGAATCTGCGCCTCATCATCGACAACGCCAAGGTGCCGGTGCTGGTGGATGCGGGGGTGGGCACCGCCTCCGACGCGGCCATCGCCCTGGAACTGGGCTGCGACGGGGTGTTGATGAACACCGCCATCGCCCACGCCCAGGACCCGGTGCTCATGGCCAGTGCCATGCAAAAGGCCGTGGCCGCCGGTCGGGAAGCCTTCCTGGCCGGGCGCATGCCCCGCAAGCTGTATAGCGCTGACCCCAGCTCCCCCACCACCGGCCTCATCGGCAAGCCCTGA
- the thiS gene encoding sulfur carrier protein ThiS: MEVTLNGEIRHFPAALTVAQLVTELGYTGKRIAVEINGDIVPRGRHADTLVAAGDHIEIVVAVGGG, from the coding sequence ATGGAAGTCACGCTCAACGGCGAAATCCGCCATTTCCCCGCCGCCCTTACCGTCGCCCAGCTGGTGACGGAACTGGGCTATACCGGCAAACGCATCGCCGTGGAAATCAACGGCGACATCGTGCCCCGCGGACGCCATGCCGATACCCTGGTGGCGGCAGGGGACCATATTGAAATCGTCGTCGCTGTGGGCGGCGGCTAG
- a CDS encoding ABC transporter substrate-binding protein has product MYRWLGLLLGAILLWGAAQPAGAVLRIGVIVSATGAASALGLPQRNAVALLPRRIGGEPVEYVVLDDNSDPVRTVALVRALLRAPGVDALIGPTTTPASLALLDFVADAQVPMLTPAGSSLVVQPLEARKRWAFKLTPSEASLSTVLLRHMARHGVRRLALIGFTDTYGESWRSYIEGAAPKAGVHLLLTERYGRMDQTVMGQVLNTMAAKPDGVLIAASGLPALLPQVSLRDKGYRGPIYQTMGASLGAFPLLAGKVAEGTWMVANPVLVADQLPPNHPLATQVAAYAQAYRARYRVAPEPFGGYVFDAGLLLQAAVPQALTHGHPGTPAFRQALRNALEHGAPLAGCQGIYRFTRDNHNGPEPLPRAMMQLRQGHWVLTPD; this is encoded by the coding sequence ATGTATCGGTGGCTGGGCCTGTTGCTGGGAGCAATACTGCTGTGGGGGGCTGCCCAGCCCGCCGGGGCGGTGCTGCGCATCGGCGTCATCGTTTCCGCCACCGGCGCCGCCTCCGCCCTGGGACTGCCCCAGCGCAACGCGGTAGCGCTGTTGCCCCGGCGCATCGGCGGGGAGCCGGTGGAATACGTGGTGCTGGACGATAACTCGGACCCGGTGCGCACCGTGGCCCTGGTCCGGGCCCTGCTCCGGGCCCCCGGGGTGGATGCCCTGATCGGCCCCACCACCACCCCCGCCTCCCTGGCACTCCTGGATTTCGTCGCCGATGCCCAGGTGCCCATGCTCACCCCGGCGGGCTCCTCCCTGGTGGTTCAGCCCCTGGAGGCCCGTAAACGCTGGGCTTTCAAACTGACCCCGAGCGAAGCCAGCCTGTCCACCGTGCTCCTGCGCCATATGGCCCGCCACGGGGTGCGGCGCCTGGCCCTGATCGGCTTTACGGACACCTACGGGGAAAGCTGGCGCTCGTATATCGAAGGAGCGGCGCCCAAGGCTGGGGTGCATCTGCTACTGACGGAACGCTACGGGCGCATGGACCAGACGGTGATGGGCCAGGTGCTCAATACCATGGCGGCCAAGCCGGACGGGGTGTTGATCGCCGCTTCCGGCCTGCCCGCCCTGCTGCCCCAGGTTTCCCTGCGGGACAAGGGTTACCGGGGCCCCATCTATCAGACCATGGGGGCGTCCCTGGGGGCCTTCCCCCTGCTGGCGGGGAAGGTGGCGGAAGGCACCTGGATGGTGGCTAATCCGGTGCTGGTGGCCGACCAGCTGCCCCCCAACCATCCCCTGGCGACCCAGGTGGCGGCTTACGCCCAGGCCTATCGGGCCCGTTACCGGGTGGCCCCTGAACCCTTCGGCGGCTATGTCTTCGACGCGGGCCTGTTGCTCCAGGCCGCCGTGCCCCAGGCCCTGACCCACGGTCATCCCGGCACCCCGGCCTTTCGTCAGGCCTTGCGTAATGCTCTGGAACACGGTGCCCCCTTGGCGGGCTGCCAGGGCATCTACCGCTTTACCCGGGATAATCACAACGGCCCCGAGCCCCTGCCCCGGGCCATGATGCAGCTGCGCCAGGGCCACTGGGTTCTGACGCCGGACTGA
- the ppk2 gene encoding polyphosphate kinase 2: protein MVEPPGSDPLETTRERRCTLPEKPQSPSTVPSTVRKTKSVAPKAVPPRAAKAGDVAPARSQGGIEKFVVGQAVAAAQTSKAVAVNDIIKTVAKEGLGGVAETLGAIVAGASPDDVKALRKALFQDEEKQPPKRPISPDEELAEDWRNGGYPYKNLMSRKNYEKQKYHLQVELLKLQAWVKETGQRVVIVFEGRDAAGKGGTIKRFMEHLNPRGAKVVALDKPSDVEKGQWYFQRYIQHLPTAGEIVLFDRSWYNRAGVERVMGFCSDEEYNEFMRQTPEFERNLVRSGIHLIKFWFSVSREEQRRRFKERKDHPLKQWKLSPIDLASLDKWNNYTKAKESMFFYTDTADAPWTVVKSDCKKRARLNAMRYVLYKLPYTNKDATAIGRLDPLLVGRANVVYERGEQGGPVVF from the coding sequence ATGGTCGAGCCCCCGGGTTCCGACCCCTTGGAAACCACCCGCGAGAGGAGATGCACGTTGCCTGAAAAACCCCAATCCCCCAGCACCGTTCCCAGCACTGTCCGCAAGACCAAGAGCGTCGCCCCCAAGGCCGTGCCACCTCGCGCTGCCAAGGCCGGTGACGTGGCCCCGGCCCGCAGCCAGGGCGGCATCGAAAAATTCGTGGTGGGCCAAGCTGTGGCTGCCGCCCAGACCTCCAAGGCCGTGGCGGTGAACGACATTATTAAGACCGTGGCCAAGGAAGGCCTGGGCGGCGTGGCCGAAACCCTGGGCGCCATTGTGGCCGGGGCTTCCCCGGACGATGTGAAGGCCCTGCGCAAGGCCCTTTTCCAGGATGAGGAAAAGCAGCCGCCAAAGCGGCCCATCAGCCCGGATGAGGAATTAGCCGAGGACTGGCGTAATGGGGGCTATCCCTACAAAAACCTCATGTCCCGGAAGAATTACGAAAAGCAGAAATACCACCTCCAGGTGGAACTGCTGAAGCTCCAGGCCTGGGTCAAGGAAACGGGGCAACGGGTGGTGATTGTCTTTGAAGGCCGGGACGCGGCAGGCAAGGGCGGCACCATCAAGCGCTTCATGGAACACCTGAATCCCCGGGGCGCCAAGGTAGTGGCCCTGGACAAGCCCTCCGACGTGGAAAAGGGCCAGTGGTATTTCCAACGCTACATCCAACACCTGCCCACCGCCGGAGAAATCGTCCTGTTTGACCGGTCCTGGTACAACCGGGCCGGGGTGGAACGGGTCATGGGCTTCTGTAGCGACGAGGAATACAACGAATTCATGCGCCAGACGCCGGAATTTGAACGCAATCTGGTGCGCAGCGGCATTCACCTGATCAAGTTCTGGTTCTCCGTCAGCCGGGAAGAGCAGCGCCGCCGCTTCAAGGAACGGAAAGACCATCCCCTGAAGCAATGGAAGCTGTCCCCCATCGACCTGGCCTCCCTGGATAAGTGGAACAACTACACCAAGGCCAAGGAATCCATGTTCTTCTACACGGACACGGCGGATGCCCCCTGGACCGTGGTCAAGTCGGACTGCAAGAAGCGGGCGCGGCTCAACGCCATGCGCTACGTGCTCTACAAGCTGCCCTACACCAACAAGGACGCCACCGCCATCGGCCGCCTGGACCCCCTGCTGGTGGGCCGAGCCAATGTGGTGTACGAACGGGGCGAACAGGGCGGCCCGGTGGTGTTTTAA
- a CDS encoding flavin reductase family protein, with protein MNATAPFSVASPAAPFDSRSFRNALGSYATGVTVVTALGPDGRPLGLTVNSFSSVSLEPALILWSLAAQSPSREAFVQASHFAVNVLALDQEALSNRFASRAEDKFADLDWAPGLGGAPLLPGCCATFQCANEARHPGGDHLIFIGRVEAFEHQPERLPLVFQGGAYRQLAPLGR; from the coding sequence ATGAACGCCACCGCCCCCTTTTCCGTCGCCAGCCCGGCGGCGCCCTTTGACAGCCGTAGTTTCCGCAACGCCCTGGGCAGCTATGCCACGGGCGTCACCGTGGTCACCGCCCTGGGCCCGGACGGCCGCCCCCTGGGGCTCACCGTCAATTCCTTCAGCTCCGTCTCCCTAGAGCCGGCCCTCATTCTCTGGAGTCTGGCGGCCCAGTCCCCCAGCCGGGAAGCCTTCGTCCAGGCCAGCCACTTCGCCGTCAATGTGCTGGCTCTGGACCAGGAAGCCCTCTCCAACCGCTTCGCCTCCCGGGCCGAGGACAAATTCGCCGATCTGGACTGGGCCCCGGGCCTGGGGGGCGCGCCCCTGCTGCCGGGCTGCTGCGCCACCTTCCAATGCGCCAATGAGGCCCGCCACCCCGGGGGAGACCACCTGATTTTCATCGGCCGGGTGGAAGCCTTTGAGCACCAGCCGGAACGCTTGCCCCTGGTCTTCCAGGGCGGAGCCTACCGGCAGCTGGCGCCCCTGGGCCGCTAA
- the purT gene encoding formate-dependent phosphoribosylglycinamide formyltransferase, whose amino-acid sequence MRIGTPLSPSATRVMLLGAGELGKEVIIALQRLGVEVIAVDRYDHAPGMQVAHRSHVIDMTDGAALRRLVELEKPHLVVPEIEAIATDMLVQIEAEGLTEVIPTARAARLTMNREGIRRLAAEELGLPTSPYCFADSLDQLQAAIDGTDSQPGIGYPCVVKPVMSSSGKGQSLVRSAAEVAPAWDYAKSGGRVDQGRVIVEGFIDFDYEITQLTVRALGTTGQVETSFCDPIGHHQLNGDYVESWQPQAMSAGAREKARDIAHRITAGLGGRGIFGVELFVKGDQVWFSEVSPRPHDTGLVTLATQRLSEFELHARAILGLPVDTTLRNPGASAVIYGGLEETGIAFEGVAEALQVPGTDLRLFGKPQSFKKRRMGVALASGETVEKARERAKLAASQVRPVSGGNGR is encoded by the coding sequence ATGAGAATCGGTACACCCTTGAGTCCCTCCGCCACCCGCGTCATGCTGCTGGGTGCCGGCGAACTGGGCAAGGAAGTCATTATCGCTTTGCAGCGCCTGGGTGTCGAGGTGATCGCCGTGGACCGCTACGACCATGCCCCCGGGATGCAGGTGGCCCATCGCAGCCATGTGATCGACATGACGGACGGGGCTGCCCTGCGCCGTCTGGTGGAATTGGAAAAGCCCCATCTGGTGGTGCCGGAAATCGAGGCTATCGCCACGGACATGCTGGTGCAGATCGAGGCGGAAGGCCTGACGGAGGTGATTCCCACGGCCCGGGCCGCCCGTCTCACCATGAACCGGGAAGGCATCCGCCGTCTGGCGGCGGAAGAGCTGGGCCTGCCCACTTCCCCATACTGCTTCGCCGATTCCCTGGATCAACTCCAGGCTGCCATCGACGGCACGGACAGCCAGCCCGGCATCGGCTACCCCTGCGTGGTCAAGCCCGTAATGTCCTCCTCCGGCAAGGGCCAGAGCCTGGTGCGCAGCGCCGCCGAAGTGGCCCCTGCCTGGGACTATGCCAAATCCGGCGGCCGGGTGGATCAGGGCCGGGTGATCGTGGAAGGCTTTATCGACTTCGACTACGAAATCACCCAGCTCACGGTGCGGGCCCTGGGCACCACGGGCCAGGTGGAAACCTCCTTCTGCGACCCCATCGGCCACCATCAGCTGAACGGGGATTACGTGGAATCCTGGCAGCCCCAGGCCATGTCTGCCGGTGCCCGGGAAAAGGCCCGGGATATCGCCCATCGCATTACCGCCGGGCTTGGCGGCCGGGGCATTTTCGGCGTGGAACTGTTCGTCAAGGGCGATCAGGTATGGTTTTCCGAGGTTAGCCCCCGGCCCCACGACACGGGGCTGGTGACCCTGGCCACCCAGCGCCTCTCCGAATTTGAGCTCCATGCCCGGGCCATTCTGGGCCTGCCCGTGGATACCACCCTGCGCAACCCGGGGGCCTCTGCGGTCATTTACGGTGGCCTGGAAGAGACGGGCATCGCCTTTGAAGGGGTGGCGGAAGCCCTCCAGGTGCCGGGCACAGACCTGCGCCTGTTCGGCAAACCCCAGAGCTTTAAAAAGCGCCGCATGGGGGTGGCCCTGGCCAGCGGGGAAACGGTGGAAAAGGCCCGGGAACGGGCCAAGCTGGCCGCCAGCCAGGTGCGCCCGGTGAGCGGCGGCAACGGCCGTTAA
- the mutY gene encoding A/G-specific adenine glycosylase, whose product MAPTPRALPVPLPPADPAALREFASRLVAWQRREGRHDLPWQNTRDPYRIWLSEIMLQQTQVSTVIPYYARFLEAFPTLADLAAAPLERVLELWSGLGYYARARHLHACAVAVCAQYGGHFPPSPELIAQLPGIGRSTAAAIGAFAFDCRAAILDGNVKRVLTRCFGIAGFPGSPRVEKGLWALAEALLPEAPDMVAYTQGIMDLGAGLCARSKPACVLCPLQEHCVARREGRQEELPEGKPGKAVPERQVSACIFHDGERILLERRPPSGIWGGLLTLPEAGTEESAPAQAQRLGLDLLAAAPLPPLRHTFTHFRLILSPWLCRVGPERMLREGSWEWLPWSRVGEAALPAPIKKLLLGLEGAQAAPSASSGN is encoded by the coding sequence TTGGCCCCCACCCCCCGGGCCCTTCCGGTCCCTCTGCCCCCCGCCGACCCCGCCGCCCTCCGGGAATTCGCTTCCCGGCTGGTGGCTTGGCAGCGCCGGGAAGGGCGCCACGACCTGCCCTGGCAGAATACCCGGGACCCGTACCGTATCTGGCTCTCGGAAATCATGCTCCAGCAGACCCAGGTGAGTACGGTGATTCCCTACTACGCCCGTTTCCTGGAGGCCTTTCCCACCCTGGCGGACCTGGCGGCGGCCCCCCTGGAACGGGTGCTGGAGCTGTGGTCCGGTCTGGGCTACTACGCCCGGGCCCGCCATCTCCACGCCTGTGCCGTGGCCGTCTGCGCCCAGTACGGCGGCCACTTTCCTCCCTCTCCGGAATTGATCGCCCAGTTGCCCGGCATTGGCCGTTCCACGGCGGCGGCCATCGGCGCCTTCGCCTTCGATTGCCGGGCGGCGATTCTGGACGGCAATGTGAAGCGGGTGCTGACCCGCTGTTTCGGCATTGCCGGTTTTCCCGGCAGCCCCAGGGTGGAAAAGGGACTCTGGGCCCTGGCGGAAGCCCTGCTGCCTGAGGCGCCGGACATGGTGGCCTATACCCAGGGCATCATGGACCTGGGGGCCGGACTCTGTGCCCGGAGCAAACCGGCCTGCGTACTCTGCCCCCTTCAGGAACACTGCGTTGCCCGTCGGGAAGGGCGCCAGGAGGAGCTGCCCGAGGGTAAGCCGGGCAAGGCGGTGCCGGAACGCCAGGTGAGTGCCTGCATTTTCCACGACGGGGAACGCATTCTTCTGGAGCGTCGTCCCCCCAGCGGCATCTGGGGCGGCCTGCTGACTCTGCCGGAAGCGGGGACGGAGGAATCCGCCCCGGCCCAGGCCCAGCGTTTGGGCCTGGATCTGCTGGCAGCGGCACCCCTGCCGCCCCTGCGCCACACCTTCACCCATTTCCGCCTGATCCTGAGCCCCTGGCTGTGCCGGGTGGGGCCGGAACGCATGCTCCGGGAAGGGAGCTGGGAATGGCTGCCCTGGTCCCGGGTGGGGGAAGCGGCCCTACCTGCCCCCATCAAAAAGCTGCTCCTGGGGCTGGAAGGCGCCCAGGCGGCTCCCTCCGCCTCCTCCGGGAACTGA
- a CDS encoding transglycosylase SLT domain-containing protein encodes MSTTISLKASTARALSVSSLLQICLIAAGLALLAALIPVWGNNDPAPAEVEPAVVEASAETADATPATVAAAPAAKVTRAAADTSAGESLSPRMRGALAYVAHRYKVSADAMRPVFQAVQTTSAELHLDPLLIVAVIGIESGFNPLSQSVMGAQGLMQVIPRFHKDKLPAGAGKAPLLDPVTNVRVGAKALKEYIRRNGDLVEGLQQFAGAADDEDQAYAARVLAEKQRLESAARRIRRG; translated from the coding sequence ATGTCTACGACGATCTCACTCAAAGCCTCGACTGCCCGCGCCCTGAGCGTGTCCAGTCTGCTGCAGATCTGTCTTATCGCCGCCGGCCTTGCATTGCTGGCCGCCCTGATCCCCGTATGGGGAAACAACGACCCTGCTCCGGCAGAGGTCGAACCCGCCGTGGTTGAAGCATCCGCCGAAACGGCCGATGCCACCCCGGCCACCGTTGCCGCCGCCCCCGCGGCAAAGGTTACCCGTGCCGCCGCCGACACCTCGGCTGGCGAAAGCCTGTCGCCCCGTATGCGGGGCGCCCTGGCCTACGTGGCACACCGCTACAAAGTGTCCGCCGACGCCATGCGTCCGGTGTTCCAGGCGGTGCAGACCACCAGTGCGGAATTGCATCTGGACCCCCTGCTCATCGTTGCCGTCATCGGCATTGAGTCGGGCTTCAACCCCCTGAGCCAAAGCGTCATGGGCGCCCAGGGGCTGATGCAGGTCATTCCCCGCTTCCACAAGGACAAGCTCCCCGCCGGCGCGGGCAAAGCCCCCTTGCTGGACCCGGTGACCAATGTGCGAGTGGGGGCCAAGGCCCTCAAGGAGTACATCCGCCGCAACGGGGATTTGGTGGAAGGCCTGCAACAGTTTGCCGGCGCCGCCGATGACGAGGACCAGGCCTACGCGGCTAGGGTCCTGGCGGAAAAGCAACGCCTGGAGTCGGCCGCCCGCCGCATCCGGCGCGGCTAA
- a CDS encoding pentapeptide repeat-containing protein, producing MPCQFSLGYVGTFKPEKTSEESSTNSFGSKCQFDFFDENHLIILEGKKWCPFHLPLVDSHGHDTEKKNWNHEKQDHYKSLLNKYIEEQIKKEAPINLSGLIYWGKFTFPKIKAVSLDGTQGEPYQNIPEVALDKAYFPNEVDFSRLYFFKIVYARYTTFNGDANFSLTQFADDANFSDSAFNGNTIFVKSNFKKTVRFRGAQFESYLNFIGASFDGIADFSLHNHIRLIKTPLLSENPLRGAFFKNARFLGHAIFNDRIFTLGPDFENAQFSIAPWFYNSTFHQSVNFDGAKFRDPGYSTADHSYRALKLAMEKLGARDEQAMFFALEQQARARKSITPKSIKFFSHLYGLTSDYGQSFVRPLLWLSLAAIFFGFIYTINLLFLKSDQSLSFYFIANFTLEQLTRPFLIWAPDSLVKLGISSNPTIEPTGAELTLKIFSTLHTLISIGLFTLTLLALRRRFKLD from the coding sequence ATGCCTTGCCAATTTTCTCTTGGTTATGTAGGCACCTTTAAACCCGAAAAGACATCAGAAGAAAGTTCCACAAATTCTTTTGGAAGCAAGTGCCAATTCGATTTCTTTGACGAAAATCACTTGATCATACTGGAAGGAAAAAAATGGTGCCCCTTCCATTTACCACTAGTTGATTCTCATGGCCATGACACAGAAAAGAAAAATTGGAATCATGAAAAACAAGACCACTACAAAAGCTTACTCAACAAATACATTGAGGAGCAGATAAAAAAGGAAGCCCCTATAAATCTTAGCGGGCTAATCTATTGGGGCAAATTTACTTTTCCCAAGATAAAAGCGGTTAGCCTCGACGGTACCCAAGGCGAGCCTTACCAAAACATTCCAGAAGTAGCTCTAGACAAAGCTTATTTCCCTAACGAGGTCGATTTCAGCCGCCTCTATTTTTTCAAGATAGTCTATGCCAGATATACCACTTTCAATGGCGACGCAAACTTTTCGTTAACGCAGTTTGCGGACGATGCCAACTTTTCTGATAGCGCATTCAACGGAAATACTATATTTGTCAAATCCAATTTCAAAAAAACTGTTAGATTCAGAGGGGCGCAATTTGAAAGCTACCTCAATTTTATTGGCGCTTCGTTTGACGGAATCGCAGATTTCTCACTACACAATCATATAAGACTAATAAAAACACCCCTGTTATCAGAAAATCCATTAAGGGGGGCTTTTTTCAAAAATGCTAGATTCCTCGGCCACGCAATATTTAATGACAGAATATTCACACTTGGGCCGGACTTTGAAAACGCTCAGTTCTCAATTGCGCCATGGTTCTATAACAGTACGTTTCATCAAAGCGTCAATTTTGACGGCGCAAAATTTCGTGACCCAGGCTACAGCACAGCCGATCACTCCTACCGCGCATTAAAACTTGCCATGGAGAAATTAGGTGCACGCGATGAGCAAGCGATGTTCTTTGCGCTGGAGCAACAAGCCCGGGCCAGGAAATCTATAACGCCAAAGTCAATAAAATTTTTCTCCCACTTATATGGTCTAACTTCTGACTATGGCCAAAGCTTTGTACGCCCACTTCTTTGGTTATCCTTAGCCGCCATCTTTTTTGGCTTTATCTACACAATAAATCTGCTATTCCTAAAAAGCGATCAATCACTTTCTTTTTACTTCATCGCCAATTTCACTTTAGAACAACTAACGCGCCCCTTTTTAATCTGGGCTCCCGATTCTTTAGTAAAGTTAGGAATTTCCTCGAATCCCACCATAGAGCCAACCGGGGCTGAGCTAACACTAAAAATCTTTTCTACCCTGCACACCCTAATATCTATCGGCCTATTCACGCTTACATTATTAGCTCTACGGCGCCGATTTAAGCTCGATTGA